Genomic window (Armatimonadota bacterium):
CAAACTGGGTGTGGTGACGTCGAAACTGACGAAGTTCTCCCACCGCGCGCTGGAGTGGTTCGATATCGACCGGTATCTGGACGTGGTTATCGGCGAGGACCTGGTGTCCGCCCACAAGCCCGACCCCGCCGCTGTGATCCTCGCGCTGAAGGAACTATGCTCCGAGGCAAATGGTGCATGGATGATCGGCGACAGCCCCTACGACATCCAGGCCGGCCAGGGCGCCGGATGCAGAACCGCCGCCGTCCTCTGGGGCCCGTTCAACCGCGAAACCCTCGCACCCTACAACCCCACCGTCTTCCTCGAAGACCCGCGGGAGATGCTGGGGCTAGGATAGACGTCACTCTGGCGTCGCCTTGCCTCACGCGCTATGGGTACTATCTTTCCGCTCCCTCTATCACGCCCAACTGTGACCTTTGAACTACTGACGCGTGCCAACCTCTGTTCCATCATCCGTTGAGGAGAGAGCTGACGGTGGCCCAATTAGGAGGTCTGCTATGAAAAACGCCCGCCAATTCCTGGCCGGGATAGTGTCTTGCTTTGCGCTCAACTTCGCGGTAATCTGGTGCAAACTCGTTATGCCGTGGCTTTTCCACTGGATCCCTGAGTGGTTTGTGATGATTGCGAATGTGCTGATCCCCATGATTCTTCTGTGGAAGCGGCAATGGGCGTGGGCGGCCGGGATCGTTGTTGGGACCTTCGCAGCGTGGGGCGTCTTGATGCTGCTCATAGGCGCAAGCATGGGCTGATCGTGGCCGCCGCCGTCCAACTCCCCGAGCGGCCCCGGCAGTTCGCACCGGCCCGGGATTAGACCTCTGCTCTACCGTGGGTATCGCCCTCTACAACCGCCCGTTTTTGCTGAAGACTCGCAGAACCTGCTGGAGCTCGTTTGGACCAGCACCTTACCCCTGCGTCCACACGAAATCGCTCGTGCAGTCTGGCGGCCTGATATCGGTGCTCCCCCAACCGGAGATGCAGAACCTGTTGCGCTGAACCAGCCCCACGGTCGTCGGGCTGGAGGCTTTGGTCGTCTCGACGTTCAACGCTCGAATCCGCATGAAATGATAGCGAGCGTACTGCTTCGCTTCCGCCGCAACTATCCGCTTGTACCGGGCCAACTGCGCCTTCGACAGACCGGTTGGAGGCAACGGGCGTTCATAGGCGTACTTCGGGGCCTTCACCATCACCGGTGTGCGTACGGTATCGGTGATGACGTACACTAGCACATCGAACGCCTTCGGGTTGATGGACGACAAACGCATCGGATAGACCGGCCGCTTGCTGGGGAAGGTGAGCTTCAAGGGGGCGAGCGTACCGGTCGCGAGGCCCCGGGCCGATTCGGGAACCCGTACCCGGCATGCGACGAAGGCCCACCCCTCCCTGACGTACTGCGCGATTGGACCTATCGCCGCCGGGGGCATGTGGTAGTTGTTTTCCATGAGCCAGCGCAGCAGCGCACCCGACCTGGTCGCCGCCAGCACGGAAACGTCGTAAGCGCCAACCGGCTTTCGCTCCAGCACGGTAACCGCCGCCCTCGGTCGGCCGGCCATGTCCGCGCCCGCAGCCTTCATACCCTGTGCTTCGCTGGGGTAATCCGGCTCGGCGAGCTTTGCCAGTTCGTGGAAGAGGGCTCCCTTGACGATGGACACCCTCGGGCGCTTTGGCACCGGGATGACCCAGGCAAAATCGGCCGCATTTCCGGTGAACCCGGGGCTGATCACCAGCGTCTCGATGCCGTGGCGAACCATCACCATCGCTTTCTGCGACGGCTCGTTGACCAGCGACCGCTCCCGGCCGAGTTTCCACTGCGCCTCAGTCGGCATGAACCCGCCATCCGCCGACGCCGCGCCGGCCATCAACGCTGCAACCACCGATACAGTCCATCGTGTTCTCATAGGTAGCTCCTCTTGACATCGTTCAGACAGGTGATTCGGCTTCCGCCACAGTATAAGTGCCCGTCAGCCCGCGAACCCTTCATTCGTCGCCTCGCCCGTTCGGGATGCCGGCGGGGACGCCGGCGCTACCGTGATCGCCGCGTCGCCCCCTCGTCCCCCCCCTCAACCCATCTCCCCCTCCCCAACGGCGCTATCATCCCGGTATGGATACAGCGCTCAGACCATTCCTCATCGGCACCGCCGGACATGTTGACCACGGCAAGACCACATTGGTTCAGGCGATCACCGGGACAAATACCGACCGCCTGGCGGAAGAGCA
Coding sequences:
- a CDS encoding HAD-IA family hydrolase; amino-acid sequence: MTYLFDLDGTLLDSTELLLEGYKHTARMHLGRETPDEEWLEHFGKPLRDQMALFDEDQADEMVCTYRAFYDVHHDDLIRIYEGIPDILKTLHEQGHKLGVVTSKLTKFSHRALEWFDIDRYLDVVIGEDLVSAHKPDPAAVILALKELCSEANGAWMIGDSPYDIQAGQGAGCRTAAVLWGPFNRETLAPYNPTVFLEDPREMLGLG
- a CDS encoding DUF2330 domain-containing protein codes for the protein MRTRWTVSVVAALMAGAASADGGFMPTEAQWKLGRERSLVNEPSQKAMVMVRHGIETLVISPGFTGNAADFAWVIPVPKRPRVSIVKGALFHELAKLAEPDYPSEAQGMKAAGADMAGRPRAAVTVLERKPVGAYDVSVLAATRSGALLRWLMENNYHMPPAAIGPIAQYVREGWAFVACRVRVPESARGLATGTLAPLKLTFPSKRPVYPMRLSSINPKAFDVLVYVITDTVRTPVMVKAPKYAYERPLPPTGLSKAQLARYKRIVAAEAKQYARYHFMRIRALNVETTKASSPTTVGLVQRNRFCISGWGSTDIRPPDCTSDFVWTQG